In Corynebacterium guangdongense, one DNA window encodes the following:
- a CDS encoding universal stress protein: MLIAYDGSPEARHALTEAARLLRPVDIEILTAWEPVTSQATRALGRTGLPQTTIGAENVGADPAYEDALALSEEGIALARSLGLTARAHLVESTGHTATAISEAAVQLGADVIVAGTRARSGPHTWFTTSTSEGILRKAGIPVFIVPPRASGGDGED, encoded by the coding sequence ATGCTGATCGCCTACGACGGCAGCCCCGAAGCCCGCCATGCGCTGACGGAAGCAGCCCGTCTGCTGCGCCCCGTCGACATCGAGATCCTCACCGCCTGGGAGCCGGTGACCTCCCAGGCCACCCGGGCGCTCGGGCGCACCGGGCTGCCGCAGACCACCATCGGCGCCGAAAACGTCGGCGCCGATCCCGCCTACGAGGACGCGCTGGCGTTGTCCGAGGAGGGCATCGCGCTGGCCCGTTCCCTCGGCCTGACCGCCCGTGCCCATCTGGTGGAGTCGACCGGTCACACCGCCACCGCGATCAGCGAGGCGGCGGTCCAGCTCGGGGCGGACGTCATCGTCGCCGGCACCCGCGCCCGCTCAGGCCCGCATACGTGGTTCACGACCTCGACGTCCGAGGGGATTCTCCGGAAGGCGGGGATCCCCGTTTTCATCGTCCCGCCACGCGCTTCCGGGGGTGACGGGGAGGACTAG
- a CDS encoding DUF2613 domain-containing protein — protein sequence MAFESDSLNRRTLGPVVASSVVGVALGVVAVVGVAGFSGQNSVPTSNAVPADQALLGDPEYGTRQ from the coding sequence ATGGCCTTCGAATCGGATTCCCTCAACCGCCGCACGCTCGGTCCCGTTGTCGCGAGCTCCGTCGTCGGCGTCGCTCTCGGAGTCGTCGCCGTCGTCGGCGTCGCCGGTTTCTCCGGGCAGAACAGCGTCCCGACCTCCAACGCCGTCCCCGCCGACCAGGCGCTGCTGGGCGACCCGGAGTACGGCACCCGTCAGTAA
- a CDS encoding alpha-(1->3)-arabinofuranosyltransferase domain-containing protein, translating to MRARLTHTAAWLLIALLMVAQEPGRTAADTKLDLLVDPAGFLAGATHAWTDTFTLGQLQNQAYGYLFPQGPFFLATDFLPDWVAQRAWWTVVVGVGFSGMLVLLERLRVGTPAFRILAAGLFAFSPRSLTTLTAISSETWPVMLAPWVLAALLDERLTWRSAARAVVPVALMGAVNATATLAACLPAGVLLLWRVSHDRRALGPALAWLAGCALVSAWWIGPLLVLGAYAPPFTDFIESAYVTTRWLNLAEILRGTTSWAPFVDAERRAGWLLVAEPALVLATMAVAALGLAGLARRERVALHGLWVSMLFLGVAILGAAHGPLGEQWLAFLDGPGAAFRNLHKFDPLVRIPLLVGFAHLGGIAARRFWGAALVALVALAAVSPAWSGRLTPRGTWEEIPDYWVAATDYLNEHAAGTRTLIVPEASFARQDWGWTRDEPAQPLLDVPWAVRDAIPLVPPEAIRGLDGVMTMLDHDPENATQALRRLGIGALLVRGDLDEDAGVTSGRDVRGLEGESFGPLEVVLLDPGADMMITDQAPVTVAGGGEVLALLDTLHGPGPRELVDAGGQIVTDTPMAVARNYGTLRGPVSGPLLDAADAPDVRNREIDYPSVGERTRVVERGGRVRASTSAADATSFGGADPAKSVTAAVDGRGDTAWWPTPGPAEGQWLELAGEIAAQARLSITPTRDTTVLVSNGQAHTEVELRRGRATEVVVPGPATGAVRITLLDPLPVGLAEVSLSSTPIERVVTVPPASAETRMIVLQRLMVDTGVLLREFTTARDMRLEVAADAGVRIDGEPAAGIIDLPAGVHRLESDAHWVTLTEPGFDPSPVVEPTGRVIEASDGERLLMTGRAANAGLRAQVAGVGLTPRVVDAATQAFVVPAGLAGEVEFSFAAERAYRAFLLVGGAVGLLALLAAVVVGRGGRPLRDTDTDPGSGSDPGSGVILPALALTLAAGWVGLAALGAVWAARRVTVFPPALLAGTLTGIAGAWLARAPWTAAGYAGDEIALTAVCAGALACLMPRIRRRAGSSTNS from the coding sequence GTGCGCGCCCGACTGACACATACGGCGGCGTGGCTGCTCATCGCCCTGCTCATGGTTGCGCAGGAGCCCGGCCGCACCGCCGCCGACACCAAGCTCGACCTGCTCGTCGACCCGGCGGGGTTCCTGGCCGGCGCGACGCACGCGTGGACGGACACTTTCACCCTCGGCCAGCTGCAGAACCAGGCCTACGGCTACCTCTTCCCGCAGGGGCCGTTCTTCCTGGCGACGGACTTCCTGCCGGACTGGGTGGCGCAGCGGGCGTGGTGGACGGTCGTCGTCGGCGTCGGTTTCTCGGGGATGCTGGTGCTGCTGGAACGCCTGCGGGTGGGCACGCCCGCGTTCCGGATCCTGGCCGCGGGCCTCTTCGCCTTCTCCCCGCGCAGCCTGACGACGCTGACCGCCATCTCCTCGGAGACCTGGCCGGTCATGCTCGCCCCCTGGGTGCTGGCGGCGCTGCTGGATGAACGCCTGACCTGGCGATCCGCCGCCCGCGCGGTCGTCCCGGTGGCGCTGATGGGGGCGGTCAACGCCACCGCCACGCTGGCGGCCTGCCTGCCTGCGGGCGTGCTGCTGCTGTGGCGCGTCAGCCACGACCGCCGGGCGCTCGGCCCGGCGCTGGCTTGGCTGGCCGGGTGCGCGCTGGTCAGCGCCTGGTGGATCGGTCCGCTGCTGGTGCTGGGCGCCTACGCCCCGCCGTTCACGGACTTCATCGAGTCCGCCTACGTGACCACCCGCTGGCTCAATCTCGCCGAGATCCTGCGCGGCACCACCTCCTGGGCGCCTTTCGTCGACGCGGAACGCCGGGCCGGCTGGTTGCTGGTGGCCGAGCCCGCGCTGGTGCTGGCCACGATGGCGGTCGCCGCCCTGGGCCTGGCGGGGCTGGCGCGCCGGGAGCGGGTGGCGCTGCACGGGCTGTGGGTGAGCATGCTCTTTCTCGGCGTCGCGATCCTCGGCGCCGCCCACGGGCCGCTGGGCGAGCAGTGGCTGGCGTTTCTGGACGGGCCCGGCGCGGCCTTCCGCAACCTCCACAAGTTCGACCCGCTGGTGCGCATCCCGCTGTTGGTCGGGTTCGCTCACCTGGGCGGTATCGCCGCGCGCCGCTTCTGGGGCGCCGCGCTGGTCGCGTTGGTGGCGCTCGCGGCCGTCTCCCCCGCCTGGTCCGGGCGGCTCACCCCGCGTGGCACGTGGGAGGAGATCCCGGACTACTGGGTCGCCGCCACCGACTACCTCAACGAGCACGCCGCCGGCACCCGCACGCTCATCGTCCCCGAGGCCTCCTTTGCCCGGCAGGACTGGGGCTGGACCCGCGACGAGCCGGCGCAGCCGCTGCTGGACGTGCCCTGGGCGGTGCGCGACGCCATCCCGCTGGTCCCGCCGGAGGCCATCCGCGGCCTCGACGGGGTGATGACGATGCTCGACCACGATCCGGAGAACGCGACGCAGGCGCTGCGCCGCCTGGGCATCGGGGCGCTGCTGGTGCGCGGCGACCTCGACGAGGACGCCGGGGTGACCAGCGGGCGCGACGTCCGGGGGCTGGAGGGAGAGAGCTTCGGCCCGCTCGAGGTCGTTCTCCTCGACCCGGGCGCCGACATGATGATCACCGACCAGGCGCCGGTCACCGTCGCCGGCGGCGGCGAGGTCCTGGCGCTGCTCGACACACTCCACGGACCGGGCCCGCGCGAGCTCGTCGACGCCGGCGGCCAGATCGTCACCGACACCCCCATGGCCGTCGCCCGCAACTACGGCACCCTGCGCGGTCCGGTCTCGGGCCCGCTTCTCGACGCCGCCGACGCCCCCGACGTCCGCAACCGGGAGATCGACTACCCCTCGGTGGGCGAGCGCACCCGCGTCGTGGAACGCGGGGGGCGGGTGCGGGCGTCGACGAGCGCCGCCGATGCCACCTCCTTCGGCGGCGCGGACCCCGCCAAGTCGGTGACCGCCGCCGTCGACGGGCGCGGCGACACCGCCTGGTGGCCCACGCCGGGCCCCGCCGAGGGCCAGTGGCTGGAGCTGGCCGGCGAGATCGCCGCCCAGGCGCGCCTGTCGATCACCCCGACGCGCGACACGACGGTGCTGGTCAGCAACGGCCAGGCGCACACCGAGGTCGAGCTGCGTCGTGGCCGCGCCACCGAGGTCGTCGTCCCCGGCCCGGCCACCGGTGCCGTGCGCATCACCCTGCTCGATCCCCTACCGGTCGGGCTGGCGGAGGTCTCGCTCAGCTCCACCCCGATCGAGCGCGTCGTGACCGTGCCGCCCGCCTCCGCCGAGACCCGGATGATCGTGCTCCAGCGCCTCATGGTCGACACCGGGGTCCTGCTGCGCGAGTTCACCACCGCCCGCGACATGCGCCTGGAGGTCGCCGCCGACGCCGGGGTGCGCATCGACGGCGAACCCGCCGCCGGGATCATCGACCTTCCCGCGGGCGTTCACCGTCTGGAATCCGACGCGCACTGGGTGACCCTCACCGAGCCCGGTTTCGACCCCTCCCCCGTCGTCGAGCCCACGGGGCGGGTGATTGAGGCGTCCGACGGCGAGCGGCTGCTGATGACCGGGCGCGCGGCCAACGCCGGACTGCGCGCGCAGGTGGCCGGGGTCGGGCTCACCCCCCGCGTCGTCGACGCCGCGACGCAGGCTTTCGTCGTGCCGGCCGGCCTCGCCGGCGAGGTGGAGTTCTCCTTCGCCGCCGAGCGCGCCTACCGCGCGTTCCTCCTGGTAGGCGGGGCCGTGGGGCTGCTCGCCCTGCTCGCCGCGGTCGTCGTGGGACGCGGCGGTCGCCCGCTCCGCGACACCGACACCGACCCCGGGTCCGGGTCCGACCCCGGGTCCGGGGTGATCCTGCCCGCGCTGGCCCTCACCCTCGCCGCCGGCTGGGTCGGCCTCGCCGCCCTGGGGGCGGTCTGGGCGGCGCGCCGGGTGACCGTTTTCCCGCCCGCGCTGCTGGCGGGGACGCTCACCGGAATCGCCGGCGCGTGGCTGGCCCGGGCACCGTGGACGGCGGCGGGCTACGCGGGCGACGAGATCGCGCTGACCGCGGTCTGCGCCGGCGCGCTGGCCTGTCTGATGCCGCGGATCAGGCGCCGCGCGGGCTCCTCGACGAACTCATAG
- a CDS encoding acyltransferase family protein — protein sequence MPTREYNPSLDGVRAVASFGIMATHVAFQTGVDPAGPVGSVLARFDFFVPVFFALSAFLLWRGAERYVGRWGVYYRNRAARILPAYLVCVAAVILLLPDASGMDATQILVNLTLTQIYVPDGLAPGLTHLWSLSVEVAFYLVMPLFAAVLLPLPRRWRVAAILGLAGLSLGWAWLPVVESTPAEGVANRQIWPPAYACWFAVGLIAAELEDRVGPRLRRAFEVRWAWWLAALLIAWVAGQEWFGPLGLTHPDPAEFTRRVLAGTVFAAVVVVPYALAPGDRLMTGRPAQFLGRISYSVFLWHLPIMALVFPLAGIGYFQGGFLPVYVLTAVATTVVAACSYEFVEEPARRLIRGIRQASAPAQTAVSAISSPA from the coding sequence ATGCCAACCCGAGAGTATAACCCGTCGCTCGACGGTGTTCGCGCCGTCGCCTCCTTTGGGATCATGGCCACCCATGTGGCGTTCCAGACGGGGGTGGATCCGGCGGGCCCGGTCGGCTCGGTGCTGGCGCGCTTCGACTTCTTCGTCCCGGTCTTCTTCGCGCTCTCCGCGTTCCTGCTGTGGCGCGGCGCGGAGCGTTACGTGGGCCGCTGGGGCGTCTACTACCGCAACCGGGCGGCGCGCATCCTGCCTGCGTATCTGGTCTGCGTCGCCGCGGTCATCCTGCTGCTTCCCGACGCCTCCGGCATGGACGCCACCCAGATCCTGGTCAACCTCACCCTGACCCAGATCTACGTCCCCGACGGGCTGGCGCCGGGGTTGACGCACCTGTGGTCGCTGTCGGTGGAGGTGGCTTTCTACCTGGTGATGCCGCTGTTCGCGGCCGTGCTGCTGCCCCTGCCCCGGCGCTGGCGGGTGGCGGCCATCCTCGGCCTGGCGGGGCTCAGCCTGGGTTGGGCCTGGCTGCCTGTCGTCGAGTCGACGCCGGCCGAGGGCGTGGCCAACCGCCAGATCTGGCCGCCGGCGTACGCGTGCTGGTTCGCGGTCGGGCTGATCGCGGCGGAGCTCGAGGACCGGGTCGGTCCTCGACTGCGCCGGGCCTTCGAGGTGCGCTGGGCGTGGTGGCTGGCCGCTCTGCTCATCGCCTGGGTCGCGGGCCAGGAGTGGTTCGGCCCGCTCGGCCTGACGCACCCGGACCCGGCCGAGTTCACCCGCCGGGTCCTGGCGGGCACCGTTTTCGCGGCCGTGGTGGTCGTGCCCTACGCGCTCGCGCCGGGGGACCGGCTCATGACCGGCCGACCGGCGCAGTTCCTCGGCCGGATCTCCTACTCGGTGTTTCTCTGGCATCTGCCGATCATGGCGCTGGTGTTCCCGCTGGCGGGCATCGGCTATTTTCAGGGCGGTTTCCTGCCCGTCTACGTGCTCACGGCGGTGGCCACGACGGTCGTCGCGGCCTGCTCCTATGAGTTCGTCGAGGAGCCCGCGCGGCGCCTGATCCGCGGCATCAGACAGGCCAGCGCGCCGGCGCAGACCGCGGTCAGCGCGATCTCGTCGCCCGCGTAG
- a CDS encoding porin PorA family protein: MSVPSLSRPAPRRSTAVRLLVAAALAMILGTVVPPLIADVRTMVPTGQLGTFRTEPAEATALHLSGLANQEVPPQNAAEPACADPAQARLGCYRVSGQMVFDRATTTATADAFSEVKVDSHLTVRLEGLRVAEVTDHSILARASALPVTEPVSSTSVTVPALATDITSVPSYRTGLTHFFPPTSERRSYPYFDLVANDSTPIDFIDEAKVGDVDVFTYSQSLGAVDLLRAAAGSQNAEGEAPTDSGDLQSALEQAVTDYSSGMTSLQRVFTGPAERFYSAEERAALGLAAEEVVQPSPYYTVDRVLTVEPDTGVILDAEETYYIFLAGSPEEAEAMAQRPPHPERTVFHAETRWDEETRQAQLDLVTPTLRLFRALQIIAWIFTTAAFLLLVAGVVTVARIRAARRERLLAVAP; this comes from the coding sequence GTGTCCGTCCCCTCCTTGTCCCGGCCCGCCCCGCGACGATCCACCGCCGTCCGGCTCCTCGTCGCGGCGGCCCTGGCCATGATTCTGGGCACGGTCGTGCCCCCGCTGATCGCCGACGTCCGCACCATGGTCCCCACCGGCCAGCTCGGCACTTTCCGCACCGAACCCGCCGAGGCGACGGCCCTGCACCTGTCGGGGCTGGCCAACCAGGAAGTGCCCCCGCAGAACGCGGCCGAACCGGCGTGCGCCGACCCGGCGCAGGCGCGCCTCGGCTGCTACCGGGTCAGCGGCCAGATGGTCTTCGACCGGGCAACGACCACCGCCACGGCGGACGCCTTCTCCGAGGTCAAGGTCGACAGCCACCTGACGGTGCGTCTCGAGGGCCTCCGGGTCGCCGAGGTCACCGACCACAGCATCCTCGCCCGGGCCAGCGCCCTGCCGGTGACCGAACCCGTCTCCAGCACGTCCGTGACCGTCCCCGCGCTGGCCACGGACATCACCTCGGTCCCCAGCTACCGCACGGGCCTGACACACTTCTTCCCCCCGACCTCCGAGCGCCGCTCGTACCCCTACTTCGATCTGGTGGCCAACGACTCCACGCCGATCGACTTCATCGACGAGGCGAAGGTCGGCGACGTCGACGTGTTCACCTACTCCCAGAGCCTGGGCGCGGTCGACCTCCTGCGCGCGGCGGCGGGGTCCCAGAACGCCGAGGGCGAGGCCCCGACGGACTCCGGGGACCTGCAGTCCGCGCTGGAGCAGGCCGTCACCGACTACAGCTCCGGCATGACCTCCCTCCAGCGCGTCTTCACCGGCCCCGCGGAACGCTTCTACTCGGCGGAGGAGCGGGCGGCCCTGGGGTTGGCGGCAGAGGAGGTCGTGCAGCCCTCCCCGTACTACACGGTCGACCGTGTGCTGACCGTGGAGCCGGACACCGGCGTCATCCTCGACGCCGAGGAGACCTACTACATCTTCCTCGCCGGTTCCCCGGAGGAGGCCGAGGCGATGGCGCAGCGCCCGCCGCACCCGGAGCGCACGGTCTTCCACGCCGAGACCCGCTGGGACGAGGAGACCCGTCAGGCCCAGCTCGACCTGGTCACCCCGACGCTGCGGCTGTTCCGCGCCCTGCAGATCATCGCGTGGATCTTCACCACCGCCGCGTTCCTGCTGCTGGTGGCCGGGGTGGTGACCGTCGCCCGGATCCGCGCCGCCCGCCGTGAGCGGCTGCTGGCGGTCGCCCCCTGA
- a CDS encoding glycosyltransferase family 4 protein, giving the protein MKILLLCWRDSTHPLGGGSERYLEHVGEHLATAGHEVIYRSAAHTESPRRSTRNGVRYTRAGGKYSVYPAAWRLLLLGRLGIGPARGVDVVVDTQNGIPFFARLVAGAPTVLLTHHCHQEQWPVAGPLIGRVGWFLESRLAPRVYRGAQYVTVSESSREDLIALGVDPADIEIVANGVDPVPATLPVLPADHRTHLLTLSRLVPNKRIEHAMDVIAALRDRDLVLDVVGSGWWEDRLRDYARRRGIEDRVVFYGQVTEDYKHALLARAALHLMPSRKEGWGLAVTEAAQHGVPTVGYRGAGGLRDSIVDGETGLLVDDESELVDATRRLLADAPTRRRLGAAARVHAAGFSWADTGARFEQVLSRVVARRR; this is encoded by the coding sequence ATGAAAATCCTCCTGCTCTGCTGGCGTGACAGCACCCACCCCCTCGGTGGGGGGTCCGAGCGCTATCTGGAGCACGTCGGCGAGCACCTCGCTACCGCCGGGCACGAGGTGATCTACCGCTCCGCCGCGCACACCGAGTCCCCGCGCCGTTCGACCCGCAACGGCGTTCGCTACACCCGCGCCGGCGGCAAGTACTCCGTCTACCCGGCCGCCTGGCGCCTCCTGCTGCTCGGCCGCCTCGGAATCGGCCCGGCCCGGGGCGTCGACGTCGTCGTCGACACCCAGAACGGCATCCCCTTCTTCGCCCGGCTCGTCGCCGGCGCCCCGACGGTGCTGCTCACCCATCACTGCCACCAGGAGCAGTGGCCGGTCGCGGGCCCGCTGATCGGCCGCGTCGGCTGGTTCCTCGAGTCCCGCCTCGCCCCGCGCGTGTACCGCGGCGCGCAGTACGTGACGGTCTCGGAGTCCTCGCGCGAGGACCTCATCGCCCTCGGCGTCGACCCGGCGGACATCGAGATCGTCGCCAACGGCGTCGACCCCGTCCCGGCGACCCTGCCGGTGCTGCCCGCGGACCACCGCACCCACCTGCTCACCCTCTCGCGGCTGGTGCCGAACAAGCGGATCGAGCACGCCATGGACGTGATCGCCGCGCTCCGGGACCGGGATCTGGTCCTCGACGTCGTCGGTTCCGGCTGGTGGGAGGACAGGCTGCGTGATTATGCGCGCCGCCGCGGCATCGAGGATCGGGTCGTCTTCTACGGCCAGGTCACCGAGGACTACAAGCATGCGCTGCTCGCCCGCGCCGCCCTCCACCTCATGCCCAGCCGCAAGGAGGGCTGGGGCCTGGCGGTCACCGAGGCCGCGCAGCACGGCGTGCCCACCGTCGGCTACCGCGGCGCCGGCGGCCTGCGCGACTCCATCGTGGACGGGGAGACCGGGCTGCTCGTCGACGACGAGAGTGAGCTTGTCGACGCCACCCGCCGCCTGCTCGCCGACGCCCCCACCCGCCGTCGCCTCGGCGCGGCCGCCCGCGTCCACGCGGCCGGCTTCTCCTGGGCGGACACCGGCGCCCGTTTCGAGCAGGTGCTCAGTCGCGTCGTCGCGCGGCGGCGATAG
- a CDS encoding class I SAM-dependent methyltransferase, which produces MRFPQTRDLATLRRSWRLLRSFRFEQSQPGVFYGGLAEDTARLVEALLVDATGAGLAGREVLDVGGGPGYFAEAFARRRAGYVGLEPDVGEMSAAGIEVAAAVRGDGAALPFRGGAFDVVYSSNVAEHVPDFPAMGDEMLRVARPGGLVVLSYTVWLGPFGGHETGLWQHYLGGDFARDRYTRKKGHAPKNVFGTSLFDVSCADGLRWARSVEERDLGTVELAFPRYHPAWAWWLVHVPVVREFLVSNLVLVVRAG; this is translated from the coding sequence GTGCGCTTCCCTCAGACCCGTGACCTGGCAACACTGCGCCGATCCTGGCGCCTGCTGCGTTCCTTCCGCTTCGAGCAGAGCCAGCCGGGCGTCTTCTACGGCGGCCTCGCCGAGGACACCGCCCGGTTGGTGGAGGCGCTGCTTGTCGACGCCACCGGGGCCGGCCTCGCCGGCCGCGAGGTGCTTGACGTCGGCGGCGGGCCGGGGTACTTCGCGGAGGCTTTCGCGCGTCGGCGGGCGGGCTACGTCGGCCTGGAACCGGACGTGGGCGAGATGTCGGCGGCCGGCATCGAGGTCGCGGCCGCCGTGCGCGGCGACGGGGCGGCGCTGCCCTTCCGCGGCGGCGCCTTCGACGTGGTGTACTCCTCCAACGTCGCCGAGCACGTTCCGGATTTCCCGGCCATGGGCGACGAGATGCTGCGGGTGGCCCGGCCGGGCGGCCTGGTCGTGCTGTCCTACACGGTCTGGCTCGGGCCCTTCGGCGGGCATGAGACCGGCCTGTGGCAGCACTATCTCGGTGGGGACTTCGCCCGCGATCGCTACACCCGGAAAAAGGGGCACGCCCCGAAGAACGTCTTCGGGACGAGCCTCTTCGACGTCTCCTGCGCCGACGGCCTGCGCTGGGCCCGTTCCGTGGAGGAGCGCGACCTGGGCACCGTCGAGCTGGCCTTTCCCCGCTACCACCCGGCGTGGGCCTGGTGGCTGGTCCACGTGCCGGTGGTCCGGGAGTTCCTCGTCTCCAACCTGGTGCTCGTCGTGCGGGCCGGTTAG
- a CDS encoding Hsp20/alpha crystallin family protein has translation MSSSINRFNPFEEIRALERTFFGDNSVSDSLTRSANRAPATDVYTRDGEYVIEAHLPGVKKEEVSVDVDDGRLTVSTQRHEREEEHEGRDYLVRETTSSFTRTVRLPEGADVNAITARLDEGVLTVTVPVPQAVEKKRTIEVTAGETEKDETRAVESEDSEAPESEAIEG, from the coding sequence ATGAGTTCGTCCATCAACCGTTTCAACCCCTTCGAGGAAATCCGCGCGCTGGAACGCACCTTTTTCGGCGACAACAGCGTCAGCGATTCCCTCACCCGCTCCGCCAACCGGGCACCGGCCACCGACGTCTACACCCGCGACGGCGAGTACGTCATTGAGGCTCACCTGCCGGGGGTCAAGAAGGAGGAGGTCTCCGTCGACGTCGATGACGGCCGCCTCACCGTGAGCACGCAGCGTCATGAGCGTGAGGAGGAGCACGAGGGTCGCGACTACCTCGTCCGGGAGACCACCTCGAGCTTCACCCGCACGGTCCGCCTGCCGGAGGGCGCCGACGTCAATGCCATCACCGCGCGGCTCGACGAGGGCGTCCTGACGGTCACCGTCCCGGTTCCCCAGGCCGTGGAGAAGAAGCGCACTATCGAGGTCACCGCCGGCGAGACCGAGAAAGATGAGACCAGGGCGGTGGAGTCCGAGGATTCCGAGGCCCCGGAGTCCGAGGCCATCGAGGGCTAA
- a CDS encoding phosphoenolpyruvate carboxykinase (GTP): MTSAANTVRGLVGDAPTSNERLIAWINEAVEMFQPEDVVFCDGSEEEWNRLADEAVEKGTLIRLNEEKRPNSFLARSNPADVARVESRTFICTEDEQDAGPTNNWAPPAAMKEEMTEAFTGAMKGRTMYVVPFCMGPINDPSPKLGVQLTDSPYVVMSMKVMTRMGQDALDKIGTDGDFVPCLHSVGAPLEEGQEDVAWPCNDTKYITHFPETKEIWSYGSGYGGNAILAKKCYALRIASKMAQEEGWMAEHMLLLKLTSPEGKSYNIAGAFPSACGKTNLAMITPTIEGWTAEVVGDDIAWLHLREDGLYAVNPENGFFGVAPGTAYSSNPIAMRTMEQGNTIFTNVALTDDGDVWWEGMDGETPKHLIDWRGRDWTPESSEKAAHPNSRYAVPIGQCPTAAPEFDDWRGVKLDAILFGGRRADTVPLVTEATSWEHGAMIGATLSSGQTAASAEAKVGSLRHDPYAMLPFIGYNVGDYIQNWIDMGNKGGDKLPKIFLVNWFRRGEDGRFLWPGFGENSRVLKWITQRVDGAVGAEETLVGNTARPEDLDLSGLDTPIEDVREALAVKPEEWAASVEDNEEYLEFLGPRVPQEIFEQFNTLKERIEAAVK, encoded by the coding sequence ATGACTAGCGCAGCAAACACCGTGAGGGGACTGGTCGGCGACGCGCCGACCTCCAATGAGCGACTCATCGCTTGGATCAACGAGGCTGTGGAGATGTTCCAGCCGGAGGACGTCGTCTTCTGCGACGGCTCCGAGGAAGAGTGGAACCGTCTGGCTGACGAAGCGGTCGAGAAGGGCACGCTCATCCGACTGAACGAGGAGAAGCGTCCGAACTCCTTCCTGGCGCGGTCCAACCCCGCCGACGTCGCCCGCGTGGAGTCGCGCACCTTCATCTGCACCGAGGACGAGCAGGACGCCGGTCCCACCAACAACTGGGCCCCGCCGGCGGCGATGAAGGAGGAGATGACCGAGGCGTTCACGGGCGCCATGAAGGGCCGCACCATGTACGTCGTGCCCTTCTGCATGGGCCCGATCAACGACCCGAGCCCGAAGCTCGGCGTCCAGCTGACCGACTCCCCCTACGTCGTCATGAGCATGAAGGTCATGACCCGCATGGGCCAGGACGCCCTGGACAAGATCGGCACCGACGGCGACTTCGTGCCCTGCCTGCACTCCGTCGGCGCGCCGCTGGAGGAGGGCCAGGAGGACGTCGCCTGGCCGTGCAACGACACCAAGTACATCACCCACTTCCCGGAGACCAAGGAGATCTGGTCCTACGGTTCGGGCTACGGCGGCAACGCCATCCTGGCCAAGAAGTGCTACGCGCTGCGCATCGCCTCCAAGATGGCCCAGGAGGAGGGCTGGATGGCCGAGCACATGCTCCTGCTCAAGCTGACCAGCCCGGAGGGCAAGTCCTACAACATCGCCGGCGCCTTCCCGTCCGCCTGCGGCAAGACCAACCTCGCGATGATCACCCCGACCATCGAGGGCTGGACCGCCGAGGTCGTCGGCGACGACATCGCCTGGCTGCACCTGCGCGAGGACGGCCTCTACGCCGTCAACCCGGAGAACGGCTTCTTCGGCGTCGCGCCGGGAACCGCCTACTCCTCCAACCCGATCGCCATGCGCACCATGGAGCAGGGCAACACCATCTTCACCAACGTCGCGCTGACCGACGACGGCGACGTCTGGTGGGAGGGCATGGACGGGGAGACCCCGAAGCACCTGATCGACTGGCGGGGCCGTGACTGGACCCCGGAATCCAGCGAGAAGGCCGCGCACCCGAACTCCCGCTACGCCGTCCCGATCGGCCAGTGCCCGACCGCGGCGCCGGAGTTCGACGACTGGCGCGGCGTGAAGCTCGACGCCATCCTCTTCGGCGGCCGTCGTGCCGACACCGTCCCCCTGGTCACCGAGGCCACCTCCTGGGAGCACGGCGCCATGATCGGCGCGACCCTCTCCTCCGGCCAGACCGCCGCCTCCGCCGAGGCCAAGGTCGGCTCCCTGCGCCACGACCCGTACGCCATGCTGCCGTTCATCGGCTACAACGTCGGTGACTACATCCAGAACTGGATCGACATGGGCAACAAGGGCGGCGACAAGCTGCCGAAGATCTTCCTGGTCAACTGGTTCCGCCGCGGCGAGGACGGACGCTTCCTGTGGCCGGGCTTCGGCGAGAACTCCCGCGTCCTCAAGTGGATCACCCAGCGCGTCGACGGCGCCGTCGGCGCCGAGGAGACCCTGGTCGGCAACACCGCCCGCCCGGAGGATCTGGATCTGAGCGGCCTGGACACCCCGATCGAGGACGTCCGCGAGGCGCTGGCCGTCAAGCCGGAGGAGTGGGCCGCCTCCGTCGAGGACAACGAGGAGTACCTCGAGTTCCTCGGCCCGCGTGTCCCGCAGGAGATTTTCGAGCAGTTCAACACGCTCAAGGAGCGTATCGAGGCTGCCGTCAAGTAG